GTACAGTCAATTCACATTAATAATGCACTTGAAAAGTTAAAGTCCTCCAAACTACCTAGAGAATACCAGAGACAGTGGCACAAACCCTTCTGCTGAATTTCACAGATATGTATTAGGTCAGTGTTAAAGTGGGCAGAATGTCACGTTGCTCTTGCAAACCAGGGTGCCTTTTCTTTGCCGTTCGCTCCTCAGGGCATTATGTCAAAAAAGCTTGTGCACACGGTGCTGCATACAGTTGGCCAACATATCTGGGATTCTGGCTACATGAGAGAATATTTTAACTAGTGCTCAGGGTTGCTTTAAAAGTTCTGGTAGCCACAACAACAGCCTGCCTGCATGTACTGTGTATTCCATAATAACAAACGCTCGCCTATGCAACTGCAACATATGAGAAAGTAATTAGCTGTGTACTATGTAGTCCCCTTGTGTGGTATATATACATTCTGTGGAATTTGTAGCAATTTCTACTGCTGCCACCTTCCATTTGTTATCaacttccttttgttttttcagtaaTATCCATTTTTATGTCCTCTCAAACTTCCATGAAAATCTAAATCAGTCATTCTTTGAGGGATAGGTTTTATGCCTACAGGTCAGATACTCTACTATACAGATACTATTTGGCAACAGTCCAGAGTGCTGGTTAGATTACTTTAGTTACGGTATGGTGCTTGTTTTAATGGTCGTGAATGACGTCACAGTTCAGTAGTTCAGGATTTCCAGAACTTTGAGCGCTCCGGCCGCTTGGCTGACTTCTTCCTCAAGGGCTGTGGGATGAAGAGAGATGAGAGTCATATGAACTTTAATGGAACGTACAGTACTTACAGTAGGACAGTTATCTCAAGACCAATGGTTGATTATCTTATGATCTAATAAAAAACATGCCTCGTTATCTCAAGATAAGAACATAAGTTAATTTGATATCCCGACAAAACAAAAGTTTGgcttcttttattatttaaattgtttggGTCAAATCAGCTGACTGTAAATGGTTTCAAACGTATGAGGGGCCGTGAGGGACATTATTCAGAataccctctcacacacacaactggaatgctctcacacacactactggaatcctatacgctcacacacactactgaaaagctctcacacacactactggaatgctctcacacacactactggaatcctatacgctcacacacactactgaaaaagctctcatacacactactggaacactctcacacacactactggaaagctctcatacacactactggaacactctcacacacactactggaatgctctcacacacactactggaacactctcacacacactactggaatgctctcacacacacataacaaatTTCAGTTAAAACGGAAGGTGTTTCAGTTAAAACGGAAGTTGATTCAGTTAAAACGGAAGGTATTTCAGTTAAAACGGAAGTTGATTCAGATGGAAGGTCTGTGCAATAATGTCAGCTCAACCAACTGCTCAACAGCCTTCAAGTAACTTAGTCGAAGCAGCGGCGTTACTTAACAATATATTGGCCTCAGCGGAGACAATTAGAACACTTTCTAATGTCTCAAGTGTTCGGCAGCAGCCGGTCGTTTCCGCGGCTCCAGGTGCAGATGCAGTCGACAGCCACCTAGCAGCTCTCTTTCCGTCCCGGCAGCGTAGCGGCGTAACGCTGTCCGCTGCGGGTCCAGTCGGGAGGGACTGTGCGCCCCGCTATCAAGCGCAACAGCACTTCGGCACGTGGACATCTAAAGGCACGAGGAGAAAAAGGTAAATATACGTATCGGAGTTTGAAATATTTCGTGTGCAGTTTGCTAGCTGGCTAGATCACCCCTAGGACACGAGCCTAGCTTACTGAATGAATGCAACGAACGATATCTAACTCAAAAGGAGTAAGTGTGGGAATTGGGTTAAACTAAAACCAGGAATGTGGTGTATTGgtgtatgaaatgaatgatgaaaatcGGCTAGCAATTTCGCCGAGCAAATACCAAGCAATAGGATGCAGCGGTTTGTCTTTCGACTACACCTGCAATATCCGCGATGGGGTTGAAGGAAATGCACTGTGGCGCTACGGGGATGTACGTGAAGGAAATCTAGTCGACCTGCTGATAGCTGAACGAAATCGTCTTCGGGACAAACTGGACTGTGAACCGACTACTGCTGCCTGAcgttatattttctttcattgtctgccaaaatatgaaaaagcaaCAACGAAAAAAGCAGGAGTTTATAATTGAGtgctctttcaaatatttgcggtaaaacaagaggaaatatATAATGTAAGGCAAATGGAGGGTTGGTTGGTTAGTATTTGGCTCTTGTCAAACTGGACGTCATTAAAATATCTATTGTCTATACAAGTTTGTACGTTGTTCTACGACTGTGATATGTGAATTGTATTTATCTATGGTAGCATGACTTAATGCGCACTGgctgttttcatttaatcttaataGTTATTCTTATTTCAGAGCTCGGTCACAGCAGCATGACCATTTCAACAAGGACGTAATATTACTTCCCAATCCATCATGGGGAATAGTGTGCAGACAAGGTACAAAATTACGTTTACACAAACATGGGCACATCCTCAGTGCCTTTGAATTCCAGAAGGCCTGGGACCAACAGACTGTTATGGAACGCATCAGAGATAGTTTTGGTGAGCACATTCCAGAGGATGTCAggtaaagacttttttttcctgctttgtaattaattatataataatctttattcatagaaaacaaacacaggtcaACGAGTGCAATCATCATTATTACAAACCTAGTACAATAGCATTTGTTATACAATTTACATGACTGTCGCATATCTAATAAGAACAAGGAACCAAAGAGAGACACACTCTCACCATTGTACAACAAACTACATAGCCTAAaagcgtttgttgttgttgtaatatcCCCATCTTCTTTGTAGCCTCCAGTTTCTAATGGCTTGTGGCAATAAGCTGGTGTCCCCGAAACTCCAGGAGGGCCAGGAGCTGAATGGGATGCTAATCCATAAGGTTTTTAAAACCAAAGGCCTGTATGTGAGACCATCAAGGATCCTTTTAGtaagttttctttcctttttttctttgtttttaatacaattatatttagtgaaatgtgtcttgaaaaataaatatatacggTTTATTACTTTTAGCagtatacaatatatatttaattaaagaaaaggttttaGAGCAATCTAAATTgtaaataatagtaataaatcTCGTTGTAATATTTActtttgatatatatttttttggtcttcttttctttttaagactGACTCCGACGAAGAAAATGAATGTTCCCACATCACTACCAGATCAACATTAAGCAGTTGTGTAACAGTCAAGGATGATGACTGTTTGGAAGTTGATGGTCCACAAATCTACACTGGCAGACCTAGCACCACCAACGTTGCTACAAGTGATGGAGGAATGAGAAGTAAGGATGACCCTACTAGCAGTCATGATGGAGATGGCAACCCTGGCACTAGCAGTGGTGATGAACATGGCTATGGCATCAAACACGCCAACAGCAGTGTTGTTGAAAGGCCTACAGCAATGCAAGGAAGTGGCACTAGTGGCCACGATGGAGGTTGCCTTGCAAGAAATTATGGCAACCCTGGCACAAGCAGTCATAATGAAGACTACTCTTCATATTTAACACTTATGGCGGCTCTTCCTGATGACTATTCAGATGATGAGGAATTAAACCAAGCTATAATTGCCAGTATGGAGAGTCAAACGTGAGTAGCACAAACAGATAATGTGTCATTGAGGATGATGTGATCAGATAGTTGATATGAACTATTTCATCTTTAGATTATTATGTCATAtctaataatgtttttttatgttgtcttCATAGTGCAGAAAACGCCCCGGTTCAAGAGATACTGCTGGAACTCTCAAGCAAAATaagcacaaaacaacaatgcaaaTTTAATATAAATCGCTCTGCTGTCTGGGACGGAGCTGTGAGAGGATTCCAAAGGGTGTCCTATGACCCCAACTTGATGATCACTGTAAAATTCTCAGATGACATGGGGAGAAACGAGGAAGGGATTGATTTAGGAGGGCCAAGGAGAGAATTCTTGAGGCTGCTGATGGAGACCATGGCCAGGTCACCCATGTttgaaggaaatgaaaacaGCAAGAACTTTGCTCTTGACAGTGCTGGTAATGATCATATTAATTTATGGAGATATATAACTTTAGCTTTTGAATTGATTTACAATGTATTTAATGGCACAATGAAATCCATGATTTTATGTGGTAGTTATGTATTAATCAATATTACATTTCCTTTTATATCGTTGTTTTGAAGCTCTAAGAGAGGACCGGTACTACACAGCTGGCAGAGCCATTGCTGTAAGCTTGGTACATGGCGGTCCGCCACCAAACTTCCTCTCACCAACAGTATATTCTCTTCTGGTTAATGGTTCAGCAAAACCAGTGCTAGAAGACATAGCTGACATGGAACTtttggaaaaagtcaaaaaggtcAGTTGGTAGTTTAAATGTTATCCTGCATTAGAATTAGGTTACATTACAATATTCTCTTGCCGTTTTCCATTTTGAGAGGTAGTATCAATGTATCCCAGTCAGCTCATTGCTGAATGCTCACTTCCTATAGTTTTAATTCCTCC
This sequence is a window from Pungitius pungitius chromosome 1, fPunPun2.1, whole genome shotgun sequence. Protein-coding genes within it:
- the LOC119198272 gene encoding uncharacterized protein LOC119198272; amino-acid sequence: MSAQPTAQQPSSNLVEAAALLNNILASAETIRTLSNVSSVRQQPVVSAAPGADAVDSHLAALFPSRQRSGVTLSAAGPVGRDCAPRYQAQQHFGTWTSKGTRRKRARSQQHDHFNKDVILLPNPSWGIVCRQGTKLRLHKHGHILSAFEFQKAWDQQTVMERIRDSFGEHIPEDVSLQFLMACGNKLVSPKLQEGQELNGMLIHKVFKTKGLYVRPSRILLTDSDEENECSHITTRSTLSSCVTVKDDDCLEVDGPQIYTGRPSTTNVATSDGGMRSKDDPTSSHDGDGNPGTSSGDEHGYGIKHANSSVVERPTAMQGSGTSGHDGGCLARNYGNPGTSSHNEDYSSYLTLMAALPDDYSDDEELNQAIIASMESQTAENAPVQEILLELSSKISTKQQCKFNINRSAVWDGAVRGFQRVSYDPNLMITVKFSDDMGRNEEGIDLGGPRREFLRLLMETMARSPMFEGNENSKNFALDSAALREDRYYTAGRAIAVSLVHGGPPPNFLSPTVYSLLVNGSAKPVLEDIADMELLEKVKKVSESTTLEELEMSKAPLLDYLANAGCLRPMQSIRDRDLLVDDIVMFQVIHRVHGPFQRFCEGLKTLGVLEKIQRHPESFRPLFCYEPSPLTADQVDDIFSIWLSPEGSNKRAAEEIVVPFWRDYLQDAEEEEGPSKLQKILSFATGASVLPPIGFSPTPSVQFIHKEDDDFSSTPMFPMANTCVNCIKLPLHVSYQLFKEKFDFALGNTYGFGRA